In Pseudopipra pipra isolate bDixPip1 chromosome 5, bDixPip1.hap1, whole genome shotgun sequence, the following proteins share a genomic window:
- the LOC135415204 gene encoding uncharacterized protein LOC135415204 isoform X2, with the protein MSSARSRPPGAAGASPRGAVGARGGSAIRANAVPPPQLRPLALLALADFLGAAALLGTATLQLLPAPLSVPAYAACPYGRMLVTTFYSVSFLMVVVYAYESYRTVLGGRARPAAALQERSRCLESAWQGIPYILAWLVPALTLLGQLLARGTPGTDIAPVVPWKGNGSHGTFGLYCSSCLLLIRPAQDICCQYLGENDAGLAGKIIFLLYLLLVLGCCTLLYRRVRLRCRGTVAVPLLPLERDAGSGGGSGRSVSKASRCFQLVFLLCWTPAFLLTLLSFTSIKPASVLVLYGAAALSVSLQGFLHSLVYGWMRENFRREVLGRSPPLQPPRGLQAFYDESLGAVP; encoded by the exons ATGTCCAGCGCTCGCTCCAGGCCCCCGGGAGCAGCCGGTGCCAGCCCGCGGGGGGCCGTGGGAGCTCGGGGGGGCTCTGCCATCCGAGCTAACGccgtgccccctccccagctgcggcccctggccctgctggccctGGCGGATTTCCTGGGCGCCGCTGCCCTGCTGGGCACGGCCACGCTGCAGCTGCTGCCGGCCCCGCTCTCCGTGCCCGCCTACGCCGCCTGTCCCTACGGGCGGATGCTGGTCACG ACCTTCTACTCGGTCTCGTTCCTCATGGTCGTTGTCTACGCCTACGAGTCCTATCGCACCGTCCTTGGCGGCAGAGCCCGGCCCGCGGCAGCGCTGCAG GAGCGGAGCCGGTGCCTGGAGAGCGCGTGGCAGGGAATTCCCTACATCCTGGCCTG gcTGGTGCCGGCGCTGACgctcctggggcagctcctcgCCCGCGGCACCCCCGGCACCGACATCGCGCCCGTGGTGCCCTGGAAAGGGAACGGCTCCCACGGCACCTTCGGGCTGTACTGCTCCAG ctgcctgctgctcaTCCGCCCTGCCCAGGACATTTGCTGCCAG TACCTCGGTGAGAACGACGCGGGGCTGGCGGGGAAAATCATCTTCCTCCTGTACCTGCTGCTGGTGCTCGGCTGCTGCACG ctcctgtaCCGCCGGGTGAGGCTCCGCTGCCGCGGGACGGTCGCGGTGCCTTTGCTGCCCCTGGAGAGGGACGCGGGCTCtgggggcgggagcggccgcaGCGTCAGCAAAGCCTCCCGCTGCTTCCAGctggttttcctgctctgctggacACCAG ccttcctcctcaccctcctctcCTTCACCAGCATCAAACCCGCCTCGGTCCTTGTCCTCTACGGTGCTGCA gCCCTGAgcgtgtccctgcagggcttcCTGCACAGTTTGGTCTATGGCTGGATGAGGGAGAACTTCCGTCGGGAggtgctgggcaggagcccccccctgcagcccccccgggGCCTCCAGGCTTTCTATGACGAGTCCCTGGGGGCTGTTCCCTGA
- the LOC135415204 gene encoding uncharacterized protein LOC135415204 isoform X1 — MSSARSRPPGAAGASPRGAVGARGGSAIRANAVPPPQLRPLALLALADFLGAAALLGTATLQLLPAPLSVPAYAACPYGRMLVTTFYSVSFLMVVVYAYESYRTVLGGRARPAAALQERSRCLESAWQGIPYILAWLVPALTLLGQLLARGTPGTDIAPVVPWKGNGSHGTFGLYCSSCLLLIRPAQDICCQYLGENDAGLAGKIIFLLYLLLVLGCCTLLYRRVRLRCRGTVAVPLLPLERDAGSGGGSGRSVSKASRCFQLVFLLCWTPAFLLTLLSFTSIKPASVLVLYGAAVSKTPFPGLPSRTFVPTQCVSGAGPHRVRGCARGQPGPHWLQGEDTARGQPGSSHRVGGWGFALWLFPGV, encoded by the exons ATGTCCAGCGCTCGCTCCAGGCCCCCGGGAGCAGCCGGTGCCAGCCCGCGGGGGGCCGTGGGAGCTCGGGGGGGCTCTGCCATCCGAGCTAACGccgtgccccctccccagctgcggcccctggccctgctggccctGGCGGATTTCCTGGGCGCCGCTGCCCTGCTGGGCACGGCCACGCTGCAGCTGCTGCCGGCCCCGCTCTCCGTGCCCGCCTACGCCGCCTGTCCCTACGGGCGGATGCTGGTCACG ACCTTCTACTCGGTCTCGTTCCTCATGGTCGTTGTCTACGCCTACGAGTCCTATCGCACCGTCCTTGGCGGCAGAGCCCGGCCCGCGGCAGCGCTGCAG GAGCGGAGCCGGTGCCTGGAGAGCGCGTGGCAGGGAATTCCCTACATCCTGGCCTG gcTGGTGCCGGCGCTGACgctcctggggcagctcctcgCCCGCGGCACCCCCGGCACCGACATCGCGCCCGTGGTGCCCTGGAAAGGGAACGGCTCCCACGGCACCTTCGGGCTGTACTGCTCCAG ctgcctgctgctcaTCCGCCCTGCCCAGGACATTTGCTGCCAG TACCTCGGTGAGAACGACGCGGGGCTGGCGGGGAAAATCATCTTCCTCCTGTACCTGCTGCTGGTGCTCGGCTGCTGCACG ctcctgtaCCGCCGGGTGAGGCTCCGCTGCCGCGGGACGGTCGCGGTGCCTTTGCTGCCCCTGGAGAGGGACGCGGGCTCtgggggcgggagcggccgcaGCGTCAGCAAAGCCTCCCGCTGCTTCCAGctggttttcctgctctgctggacACCAG ccttcctcctcaccctcctctcCTTCACCAGCATCAAACCCGCCTCGGTCCTTGTCCTCTACGGTGCTGCAGTGAGTAAAACCCCATTTCCAGGGCTCCCGAGCCGGACTTTTGTCCCCACCCAATGTGTCAGTGGTGCTGGGCCCCACAGGGTCAGGGGCTGTGCTCGGGGACAGCCTGGACCCCACTGGCTGCAGGGTGAGGACACAGCCCGGGGCCAGCCTGGCTCTTCCCACCGGGTTGGGGGTTGGGGTTTCGCCCTTTGGCTCTTCCCAGGGGTTTGA
- the DENND6B gene encoding protein DENND6B isoform X2, translating into MDALSRAGPRARRPAAAPGPGPSPLPWGRFAAWIDCVCVVTFDLELGQAMELVYPHDFRLTEKEKTSICYLSFPDSYSGGLGDTQFSFRLRQSGGPRTSPFQDDGRYNREAPLTLQREAAHYFGYVYFRQVKDSSMRRGYFQKSLVLVSRLPYVNLFQSLLQLIAPEYFDKLEPCLEAVCNEIDQWPPPVPGQTLNLPVMGVVIQVRIPSRVDKPGSSPVKQFNQENLLPAPLVLPSVHELDLFRCFQPVLIHIQMLWELMLLGEPMVVMAPSPTVSSEMVLALTSVLAPLRYCCDFRPYFTIHDSEFKEYTTRTQAPPNIVVGVTNPFFIKTLQHWPHILRVGELRMSGDLPKQVKVKKLAKLKTLDTKPGIYTSYKTFLHKDKSLIKRLLKGIQRKRPSEVQSALLRRHLLELTQSFIIPLEHYIASLMPLQRAITPWKNPPQIRPFCQEDFMKTLEHAGPQLTCVLKGDWLGLYRRFFKSPNFDGWFRQRHREMTHKLEALHLEAICEADIVAWMKDKSEVEIVDLVLKLREKLTRATTCQSQRQRGKGSP; encoded by the exons ATGGACGCGCTGAGCCGGGCAGGGCCCCGggcccgccgccccgccgccgcccccgggcccggcccgTCCCCGCTGCCCTGGGGCCGCTTCGCCGCCTGGATCGACTGCGTGTGTGTGGTCACCTTCGACCTGGAGCTCGGGCAGGCCATGGAG CTGGTGTATCCTCATGACTTCAGACTGACAGAGAAAGAG aaaaCGAGTATCTGCTACTTGTCTTTCCCAGACTCCTACTCAG GTGGCCTTGGGGACACCCAGTTCAGCTTCCGCCTGCGGCAGTCGGGGGGCCCCAGGACCTCCCCGTTCCAGGACGACGGCCGGTACAACCGGGAGGCCCCCCTGACGCTGCAG CGCGAGGCCGCTCATTACTTCGGATATGTGTACTTCAGACAGGTCAAGGACAGCTCCATGAGGAGGGGGTACTTCCAGAAG TCCCTGGTGCTCGTGTCCCGCCTGCCCTACGTGAACCTGTTccagtccctgctccagctcatTGCCCCCGAATACTTCGACAAGCTGGAGCCGTGCCTGGAGGCAG TGTGCAACGAGATCGACCAGTGGCCTCCCCCTGTGCCAGGCCAGACCCTGAACCTGCCCGTGATGGGAGTTGTCATCCAG GTGAGGATCCCATCCAGGGTGGATAAACCAGGATCAAGCCCAGTGAAGCAGTTCAATCAAGAG AATCTGTTACCAGCCCCACTGGttctccccagtgtccatgAGCTGGACCTGTTCAG GTGTTTCCAGCCAGTGCTGATTCACATCCAGATGCTGTGGGAGCTGATGCTGCTGGGAGAGCCCATGGTGGTGATGGCACCGTCCCCAACTGTCTCCTCAGAAATGGTTCTGGCCCTCACCAG TGTCCTGGCCCCGCTCCGCTACTGCTGCGATTTCCGGCCCTACTTCACCATCCACGACAGCGAGTTCAAGGAGTACACCACCCGCACCCAGGCCCC gccGAACATCGTGGTGGGCGTCACAAACCCTTTCTTCATCAAAACCCTGCAGCACTGGCCGCACATCCTGCGGGTGGGGGAGCTCAGGATGTCAG GCGACCTGCCCAAGCAGGTGAAGGTGAAGAAACTGGCCAAGCTCAAAACCCTGGACACAAAACCAG GAATCTACACTTCTTATAAAACATTCCTTCACAAAGACAAATCCCTGATAAAAAGATTGCTAAAG GGCATCCAGAGGAAACGTCCCTCCGAGGTGCAGAGTGCCCTGCTGAGGCGTCACCTCCTGGAGCTCACCCAGAGCTTCATCATCCCCCTG GAGCACTATATTGCCAGCCTGATGCCTCTGCAGAGAGCCATCACTCCCTGGAAG aaCCCTCCCCAGATCCGTCCTTTCTGTCAGGAGGATTTCATGAAGACCCTGGAACACGCTGGGCCCCAGCTCACCTGTGTGCTCAAGGGGGACTGGTTAGGCCTCTACAG gcGTTTCTTCAAGTCCCCGAACTTCGACGGCTGGTTCCGGCAGCGGCACCGGGAGATGACCCACAAGCTGGAGGCCCTGCACCTGGAGGCCATCTGTGAGGCG GACATCGTGGCCTGGATGAAGGACAAGTCTGAGGTGGAGATCGTGGACCTGGTGCTCAAACTCCGGGAGAAGCTG ACTAGAGCGACCACGTGCCAGAGCCAAAggcagaggggaaaggggagccCCTGA
- the DENND6B gene encoding protein DENND6B isoform X1, whose protein sequence is MDALSRAGPRARRPAAAPGPGPSPLPWGRFAAWIDCVCVVTFDLELGQAMELVYPHDFRLTEKEKTSICYLSFPDSYSGGLGDTQFSFRLRQSGGPRTSPFQDDGRYNREAPLTLQREAAHYFGYVYFRQVKDSSMRRGYFQKSLVLVSRLPYVNLFQSLLQLIAPEYFDKLEPCLEAVCNEIDQWPPPVPGQTLNLPVMGVVIQVRIPSRVDKPGSSPVKQFNQENLLPAPLVLPSVHELDLFRCFQPVLIHIQMLWELMLLGEPMVVMAPSPTVSSEMVLALTSVLAPLRYCCDFRPYFTIHDSEFKEYTTRTQAPPNIVVGVTNPFFIKTLQHWPHILRVGELRMSGDLPKQVKVKKLAKLKTLDTKPGIYTSYKTFLHKDKSLIKRLLKGIQRKRPSEVQSALLRRHLLELTQSFIIPLEHYIASLMPLQRAITPWKNPPQIRPFCQEDFMKTLEHAGPQLTCVLKGDWLGLYRRFFKSPNFDGWFRQRHREMTHKLEALHLEAICEADIVAWMKDKSEVEIVDLVLKLREKLVRARCQHVPVREETLQRVGLYIDTIIGSLPEDLQAVLHHP, encoded by the exons ATGGACGCGCTGAGCCGGGCAGGGCCCCGggcccgccgccccgccgccgcccccgggcccggcccgTCCCCGCTGCCCTGGGGCCGCTTCGCCGCCTGGATCGACTGCGTGTGTGTGGTCACCTTCGACCTGGAGCTCGGGCAGGCCATGGAG CTGGTGTATCCTCATGACTTCAGACTGACAGAGAAAGAG aaaaCGAGTATCTGCTACTTGTCTTTCCCAGACTCCTACTCAG GTGGCCTTGGGGACACCCAGTTCAGCTTCCGCCTGCGGCAGTCGGGGGGCCCCAGGACCTCCCCGTTCCAGGACGACGGCCGGTACAACCGGGAGGCCCCCCTGACGCTGCAG CGCGAGGCCGCTCATTACTTCGGATATGTGTACTTCAGACAGGTCAAGGACAGCTCCATGAGGAGGGGGTACTTCCAGAAG TCCCTGGTGCTCGTGTCCCGCCTGCCCTACGTGAACCTGTTccagtccctgctccagctcatTGCCCCCGAATACTTCGACAAGCTGGAGCCGTGCCTGGAGGCAG TGTGCAACGAGATCGACCAGTGGCCTCCCCCTGTGCCAGGCCAGACCCTGAACCTGCCCGTGATGGGAGTTGTCATCCAG GTGAGGATCCCATCCAGGGTGGATAAACCAGGATCAAGCCCAGTGAAGCAGTTCAATCAAGAG AATCTGTTACCAGCCCCACTGGttctccccagtgtccatgAGCTGGACCTGTTCAG GTGTTTCCAGCCAGTGCTGATTCACATCCAGATGCTGTGGGAGCTGATGCTGCTGGGAGAGCCCATGGTGGTGATGGCACCGTCCCCAACTGTCTCCTCAGAAATGGTTCTGGCCCTCACCAG TGTCCTGGCCCCGCTCCGCTACTGCTGCGATTTCCGGCCCTACTTCACCATCCACGACAGCGAGTTCAAGGAGTACACCACCCGCACCCAGGCCCC gccGAACATCGTGGTGGGCGTCACAAACCCTTTCTTCATCAAAACCCTGCAGCACTGGCCGCACATCCTGCGGGTGGGGGAGCTCAGGATGTCAG GCGACCTGCCCAAGCAGGTGAAGGTGAAGAAACTGGCCAAGCTCAAAACCCTGGACACAAAACCAG GAATCTACACTTCTTATAAAACATTCCTTCACAAAGACAAATCCCTGATAAAAAGATTGCTAAAG GGCATCCAGAGGAAACGTCCCTCCGAGGTGCAGAGTGCCCTGCTGAGGCGTCACCTCCTGGAGCTCACCCAGAGCTTCATCATCCCCCTG GAGCACTATATTGCCAGCCTGATGCCTCTGCAGAGAGCCATCACTCCCTGGAAG aaCCCTCCCCAGATCCGTCCTTTCTGTCAGGAGGATTTCATGAAGACCCTGGAACACGCTGGGCCCCAGCTCACCTGTGTGCTCAAGGGGGACTGGTTAGGCCTCTACAG gcGTTTCTTCAAGTCCCCGAACTTCGACGGCTGGTTCCGGCAGCGGCACCGGGAGATGACCCACAAGCTGGAGGCCCTGCACCTGGAGGCCATCTGTGAGGCG GACATCGTGGCCTGGATGAAGGACAAGTCTGAGGTGGAGATCGTGGACCTGGTGCTCAAACTCCGGGAGAAGCTG gtgcGGGCCCGGTGCCAGCACGTGCCCGTGAGGGAGGAGACGCTGCAGCGCGTGGGGCTCTACATCGACACCATCATCGGCTCCCTGCCCGAGGACCTGCAGGCCGTGCTGCACCACCCCTGA